The following proteins are co-located in the Cytophagia bacterium CHB2 genome:
- a CDS encoding coproporphyrinogen III oxidase family protein → MSEHLKVVQPEPATSDHALKETEVGSVFVSNYPPYSFWTPDHLDRAFTALHTPARLDISSPTRRETPLGLYLHIPFCRKRCKFCYFRVYTDKNSTEIQTYLNALAREVELYSTLPAVVNRPLKFVYFGGGTPSYISAKHLQALAQRLQAAIPWAGAEEITFECEPGTLSEPKLEVIRAIGVTRLSLGIENFNDAILEENGRAHLSHEIFRCLPWIKKLDFDQLNIDLIAGMVGETWETWKDSVQKTIDIAPESVTIYQMELPFNTVYSQDYLSGKSGIKIANWDLKREWHEYAFEQLAAAGYEVSSAYTMVKKDKHCRFVYRDSVWRGCDMLGTGVASFGHMSGMHIQNVAGWNDYLNMLAADKLPLYRAFPTTSDERFTREMILQLKLGKITADYFNHKFAADIITSFRPTYETLQEQGMLHFNDHSVELTTQGLLRVDHLLHQFYAPKYRNARYT, encoded by the coding sequence ATGAGCGAACATTTGAAAGTCGTGCAACCCGAGCCCGCCACCTCAGATCACGCATTAAAGGAAACTGAAGTCGGCAGTGTGTTTGTTTCGAATTATCCGCCGTATTCATTTTGGACGCCGGATCATCTCGATCGCGCATTTACGGCGTTGCACACGCCGGCGCGGCTCGACATAAGCTCGCCGACACGTCGGGAAACGCCGTTGGGTTTGTATTTGCATATTCCCTTTTGCCGCAAGCGCTGCAAATTCTGTTATTTTCGCGTCTACACCGATAAGAACAGCACGGAAATTCAAACCTATCTCAATGCGCTTGCCCGTGAGGTTGAGTTGTACAGTACGCTGCCGGCCGTGGTCAATCGTCCCCTGAAGTTCGTTTACTTTGGCGGCGGCACGCCCTCCTACATTAGCGCAAAACATTTGCAGGCTCTGGCGCAGCGCCTGCAAGCGGCGATTCCCTGGGCGGGCGCCGAGGAAATCACGTTCGAGTGCGAGCCGGGCACATTGAGTGAACCCAAGCTCGAAGTCATTCGCGCGATCGGTGTGACGCGGCTGAGCCTCGGCATCGAAAATTTCAACGACGCGATTTTGGAGGAGAACGGCCGCGCCCATCTCTCGCACGAAATTTTCCGTTGCCTCCCCTGGATCAAGAAGCTCGATTTCGATCAGCTCAACATCGATTTGATTGCGGGCATGGTCGGCGAAACCTGGGAGACGTGGAAGGATTCGGTGCAGAAAACAATCGACATTGCGCCTGAGAGTGTGACGATTTATCAAATGGAATTGCCCTTCAACACGGTTTACTCGCAGGATTATCTCAGCGGCAAATCCGGCATCAAAATCGCGAATTGGGATTTGAAGCGCGAGTGGCATGAATATGCTTTCGAGCAGCTTGCCGCTGCGGGCTACGAAGTCTCGAGCGCTTACACGATGGTGAAGAAGGACAAGCATTGCCGCTTCGTCTACCGCGATTCCGTCTGGCGCGGTTGCGATATGCTCGGCACGGGCGTGGCGTCTTTCGGCCATATGAGCGGCATGCACATTCAAAATGTCGCGGGCTGGAACGATTATCTCAACATGCTGGCGGCGGACAAGTTGCCCCTGTATCGCGCGTTTCCGACCACTTCGGACGAACGGTTCACACGCGAAATGATTCTGCAGCTAAAGCTCGGCAAGATTACCGCGGATTATTTTAATCACAAGTTTGCGGCAGACATCATTACGAGTTTCCGCCCGACGTATGAAACGTTGCAGGAACAGGGCATGCTGCATTTCAATGACCACAGCGTCGAGTTGACGACACAGGGCTTGCTGCGCGTCGATCATTTGCTGCACCAGTTTTATGCGCCGAAGTATCGCAACGCGCGCTATACCTGA
- a CDS encoding Pyrrolo-quinoline quinone, protein MNQKFVETVIVVCLASVIFLGTGAVLNAQNSWPHWRGGPQNTGISATALPENLEPLWTFEVKQGFESSAAIVAGWVYAAALDSSLYALELSTGKLKWKYRAQDEIKSSPAVSNGVVYFGDEAGAFHAVDASTGKRLWKFQADAGIISSANFAEDRVLFGSYDNHLYCLLAKDGKLVWKIETEGYVHATPAIANGNAIVAGCDGLMRVVRIRDGVEIKKITAGAYVAASAAVIDDRAYVGTFDNKILCIDLAAGKALWAFDPPQKDFPFYSSAAVSSDILVVGGRDKSVYALHPQTGQPRWMFIAKAKIDSSPVIAGARVFIGAASGELYGFDLSSGKIAWQFETGSSFIAAPAIAEGRLVIGTIDGVLYCFGAN, encoded by the coding sequence ATGAATCAGAAATTTGTTGAGACTGTGATCGTCGTTTGCCTCGCAAGCGTAATTTTTTTGGGAACGGGCGCCGTTCTCAACGCGCAAAATTCCTGGCCGCACTGGCGCGGCGGCCCGCAAAATACCGGCATCAGCGCAACGGCGTTGCCGGAAAATCTCGAGCCGCTCTGGACATTTGAAGTCAAGCAGGGATTTGAATCCTCAGCCGCAATCGTTGCCGGATGGGTTTATGCCGCAGCGCTGGACAGCAGTCTTTATGCGTTGGAGTTGAGTACCGGCAAACTCAAATGGAAATACCGCGCGCAGGATGAGATCAAGTCCTCCCCTGCTGTGTCGAACGGCGTTGTTTACTTTGGCGACGAGGCTGGCGCGTTTCATGCGGTTGACGCCAGCACCGGCAAACGTCTATGGAAATTTCAAGCAGATGCCGGAATTATTTCCTCGGCCAATTTTGCTGAAGATCGTGTGCTGTTTGGTTCGTACGATAATCATCTTTACTGTTTGTTAGCCAAAGACGGCAAGTTAGTGTGGAAAATTGAAACCGAGGGATATGTGCACGCCACGCCTGCGATTGCGAATGGCAACGCGATTGTTGCCGGCTGTGACGGCCTGATGCGTGTTGTTCGCATACGCGACGGGGTTGAAATCAAAAAAATAACGGCAGGCGCATATGTGGCAGCGAGCGCGGCGGTGATTGATGATCGCGCTTATGTCGGTACCTTCGACAACAAAATTTTGTGCATTGATCTGGCTGCCGGGAAAGCGCTTTGGGCCTTTGATCCGCCACAAAAAGATTTTCCCTTTTATTCCTCGGCTGCCGTGAGCAGCGATATTCTCGTCGTTGGCGGCCGGGATAAAAGCGTGTATGCCTTACATCCGCAAACCGGGCAGCCGCGCTGGATGTTCATCGCGAAGGCTAAAATTGATTCCTCGCCGGTCATTGCTGGGGCGCGTGTTTTTATCGGCGCAGCCAGCGGCGAGCTTTATGGTTTTGATTTAAGCTCGGGCAAAATCGCGTGGCAGTTTGAAACCGGTTCTTCCTTCATCGCCGCGCCGGCGATTGCCGAAGGCCGCCTGGTCATCGGCACAATTGATGGCGTGTTGTATTGTTTTGGAGCCAACTAG